The Buchnera aphidicola (Microlophium carnosum) sequence GCATAATCAGATAATCTAGGTTTTCGAATACCATGTTGTCCAGGAGGCTGTTCTAATTTACATTTTGATTCTATTGGACGGAGTCCTGATTTAAGAAATAAATCAGTACCTTCACGTCGACTTAATTTTAATTTCGGGCCTAAATATTTTGCCATGTTGTTCTCCAAGAATCCCTAAAAATCATACTCGACGTTTTTTGGGAGGACGGCAACCATTATGAGGAATCGGTGTCACATCAGTGATATTTGTAATACGAAATCCAGCTGCATTTAAAGCTCGAATTGTAGATTCTCTACCTGGACCTGGACCTTTAACCATCACCTCTAAATTTTTTATACCATAGTCTTTTACTATTTCTGCACAACGTTCGGCGGCAACTTGTGCTGCAAAAGGAGTAGATTTTCGAGAACCTCTAAAACCAGAACCTCCAGAAGTTGCCCAACCTAAAGCATTACCTTGTCTATCAGTAATAGTCACAATGGTGTTGTTAAAAGATGCATGAATATGAGCTATTCCATCTAAAATTTGTTTTTTTACTCGTTTACGCGTACGAACAGATACTGAATTTTTTACCATGATTAATCTTACCTAATTATTTTTTTATTGGTTTTCGAGGACCTTTACAAGTTCTAGCATTAGTTTTAGTTCTTTGTCCATGTACTGGAAGACTTCTACGATGACGCAGACCACGATAACAACTTAGATCAATTAGACGCTTAATATTGAGAGTTCTTTCTCTTCTTAAATCACCTTCAATAACATATTTTGCAACATGTGTTCTTAAAAGGTCAATTTGTTCTTCATTTAAATCTATAATCTTAGAGTATTCAGAAATATTTGTAATAGAACAAATTTCTTTAGAACGTTTTCTACCAATTCCATATATTGCAGTTAATGCAATTAAAGTATGTTTATGTTCAGGAATATTAATACCTGCAATACGTGCCATATTATAAGACCTTATGAATATATTTTACATGTATTTATAAAATTAAAGATAATAATTAATACTAAAAAAATATTTCAATTAATAAAAATTATCAACCCTGACGCTGTTTATGTTTTGGATCATTGCTACAAATAACTCTTACAACATTATTTCTTCTTATTATTTTACAATTTCGACAAAGTATTTTTACAGAAGCTTGTACCTTCATTTTGTACCCTTGAATTTTCTTATATAAAATATTTAGTTTAAATTAGCTTTTTTTAGCATAGATTCATATTGATTAGACATTATCAGTGTTTGAATTTGAGTAATAAAATCCATAATAACTACTACAACAATTAACAATGAAGTCCCACCAAAATAAAAAGGAACATTCATAGCGCTTCGCATAAATTCTGGGATTAAACAAATAAATGTAATATACAAAGAACCAAATAATGTTAATCTTAACATAATTTTATTAATATATTTTGCTGTTTGTTCACCAGGTCTAATTCCTGAAATAAAAGCTCCTGATTTCTTTAAATTATCTGCTGTTTCACGGGGATTAAATACTAAACTTGTATAAAAAAAACAAAAAAATACTATTGCAGATATATATAAAATTAAATATAAGGATTGATTAGGTTGCAAATAAAATGATATGGTTTTTAACCACTCGTTATTTACTTTAAACCAAGATATAATAGTTGGAGGAAATAGAACAATACTAGAAGCAAAAATTGCAGGTATAACACCAGACATATTAATTTTTAAAGGTAAATGAGTACTTTGAGCGGAATAGATACGTCGACCTTGTTGACGCTGTGCATAATGTACAATAATTTTTCTCTGTCCTCTTTCCATAAAGACAACAAGAAAAATCACTAAAAAAATTAATAGTAAAATAAATAAAAACAATGCAAGATGTAAATCCCCTTGTCTAGTTTTTTCAATAGTATTTCCGATAGCTGATGGTAATCCAGCTATAATTCCTATAAAAATAATGATTGAAATACCATTACCAATACCATATTCTGTAATTAATTCCCCTAACCACATTAAAAACATAGTACCCGTTACTAAACTTATAATAGCAATTAAATAAAAACAAAAATCAGTATTTATTATAATTGCATGCATTCCTGTTGTATTAGGAAGTGTAGTAGCAATTCCAATAGACTGCACAAGAGCTAAGACTAAAGTGGCATATCTAGTATACTGATTGATTTTATGGCGTCCAGATTCTCCTTCTTTTTTGATTTCAGATAAAGTGGGATATACTAATGTAAGTAGTTGAATAATAATAGAAGCTGATATATAGGGCATGATTCCTAAAGCAAAAATAGAAGCACGACTTAAAGCACCACCAGAAAACATATTAAACATATCAACAATAGTGCCTTTTTGTTCGTTCAATATTTTAGATAAAATCGTAGTATTAATTCCAGGAATCGGAATAAAAGAACCAATACGAAAAACGATGATAGCTACTATTAGAAAAATAATTCTCTGTTTTAGTTCACTAAAACTTTTTTTATTATTTTTAAAATTTAATCCTAATTTCTTAACCATTATTTACGGCTTATCCTTCCACTTTGCCACCAGAATTTTCAATTGCAGAACGAGCACCTTTAGTAACACGTAAACCTCGAATGATTAAGGATGCTTTTAATTTCCCTGCAAGAATTATCTTGGCATATTTGATATTTTTTTTGATAATATTTTCTTGTTTTAATATATTAAGATCAATAATGTTTGTAGATAAATTT is a genomic window containing:
- the rpsK gene encoding 30S ribosomal protein S11, which produces MVKNSVSVRTRKRVKKQILDGIAHIHASFNNTIVTITDRQGNALGWATSGGSGFRGSRKSTPFAAQVAAERCAEIVKDYGIKNLEVMVKGPGPGRESTIRALNAAGFRITNITDVTPIPHNGCRPPKKRRV
- the rpsM gene encoding 30S ribosomal protein S13; amino-acid sequence: MARIAGINIPEHKHTLIALTAIYGIGRKRSKEICSITNISEYSKIIDLNEEQIDLLRTHVAKYVIEGDLRRERTLNIKRLIDLSCYRGLRHRRSLPVHGQRTKTNARTCKGPRKPIKK
- the rpmJ gene encoding 50S ribosomal protein L36, encoding MKVQASVKILCRNCKIIRRNNVVRVICSNDPKHKQRQG
- the secY gene encoding preprotein translocase subunit SecY, translated to MVKKLGLNFKNNKKSFSELKQRIIFLIVAIIVFRIGSFIPIPGINTTILSKILNEQKGTIVDMFNMFSGGALSRASIFALGIMPYISASIIIQLLTLVYPTLSEIKKEGESGRHKINQYTRYATLVLALVQSIGIATTLPNTTGMHAIIINTDFCFYLIAIISLVTGTMFLMWLGELITEYGIGNGISIIIFIGIIAGLPSAIGNTIEKTRQGDLHLALFLFILLLIFLVIFLVVFMERGQRKIIVHYAQRQQGRRIYSAQSTHLPLKINMSGVIPAIFASSIVLFPPTIISWFKVNNEWLKTISFYLQPNQSLYLILYISAIVFFCFFYTSLVFNPRETADNLKKSGAFISGIRPGEQTAKYINKIMLRLTLFGSLYITFICLIPEFMRSAMNVPFYFGGTSLLIVVVVIMDFITQIQTLIMSNQYESMLKKANLN